A window of Apium graveolens cultivar Ventura chromosome 8, ASM990537v1, whole genome shotgun sequence contains these coding sequences:
- the LOC141680151 gene encoding uncharacterized protein LOC141680151, producing MEESEGEEMDNEDQEDSDHSTDNVGEHIPTAPGLQPKISTLILVIESPYLKVHNIQSQITAMYNYHVSYKKAWIGKQKAISDVYGDWVTFYTKLPTFLSDLTHFNPGTIASIDAKIDVTKLNTSVCKRIWWAFKPVIDEWQHARPVISIDGTFLKGKYNGKLLIAMGSDSNNQQYPIAYGLVHEEPTIDWSYFLNHLRRYVCKDRRGVCIISDRHAGIIEAMKREESGFTGEWGIHRFCLLHVRSNFCSAFPGAHLKMLCWMAGNTSQLRKFEEAMVQIRELNSDAERWL from the exons ATGGAAGAATCTGAAGGTGAAGAAATGGATAATGAGGACCAAGAAGACTCAGATCATAGCACCGATAATGTTGGTGAACATATTCCAACTGCCCCCGGTTTACAACCGAAGATATCAACGTTAATTCTG GTTATAGAGAGTCCCTATTTGAAAGTGCATAACATTCAAAGTCAAATTACAGCAATGTATAACTATCATGTTAGTTATAAGAAGGCATGGATCGGAAAACAGAAGGCAATATCAGATGTTTATGGTGATTGGGTGACTTTTTATACCAAACTGCCTACATTTCTAAGTGATTTGACGCATTTTAATCCAGGTACAATTGCTTCAATTGATGCTAAAATTGATGTTACAAAACTTAACACATCGGTATGCAAACGAATTTGGTGGGCATTTAAGCCAGTGATTGATGAATGGCAACATGCTAGACCTGTTATCAGCATTGATGGTACCTTTTTGAAGGGAAAATACAATGGAAAGTTATTGATTGCAATGGGATCTGATTCAAATAATCAACAATATCCGATTGCATATGGTTTAGTTCATGAAGAACCAACCATCGATTGGTCTTACTTTCTAAACCACCTTCGAAGATACGTCTGTAAGGATAGAAGAGGTGTGTGTATTATTTCCGATCGACATGCTGGAATTATCGAAGCTATGAAAAGGGAAGAAAGTGGCTTTACCGGTGAGTGGGGTATACATCGATTTTGTTTGTTGCATGTACGTAGCAATTTTTGTTCTGCTTTTCCAGGTGCACATTTAAAGATGTTATGTTGGATGGCCGGGAATACTTCTCAACTACGAAAATTTGAGGAAGCAATGGTGCAAATTAGGGAGCTTAATTCTGATGCAGAAAGATGGTTGTGA